Proteins encoded by one window of bacterium:
- a CDS encoding DegQ family serine endoprotease has translation METRRSWTKAIGIGILGAVVGVVSVIGLDRDSRVKAVEYFQEGQKPVSTAPQPLAPAVQPAAFFGALPTFSDLAKRVSSSVVNISTTKNARRRMPQGFHRMPRDPFFDDFFEHFFDGPGMDAPQKSLGSGFIINSEGYIITNNHVVEGADEIQVMVDGKRKYDGKIVGSDSKTDLAVIKITAANLPAATLGDSSQVQVGDWVMAVGNPFGLDHTVTAGIVSAKGRVIGAGPYDDFIQTDASINPGNSGGPLFNLKGEVVGVNTAIVAAGQGIGFAIPINMAKELVPQLISKGRVTRAWLGVGIQDITPELAKSFNLPDQKGALVSNVFPNSPAEKAGLKSGDVIRSFEGKPIEESHDLPTMVAREPVGKTSAMSVLREGRELSLQVTLGEMDKGDQVAEGGAKSSSAELGLTCRDVTPEEAAQMGLAQDNRGVSIVNVESGSQAEIAGVQIGDVLLSINGQKINGVADYIAASKKVKTGEIVRLFIKREDSTVFLAFAK, from the coding sequence ATGGAAACGCGTCGGTCTTGGACAAAAGCGATCGGCATCGGAATCTTGGGGGCGGTGGTCGGTGTGGTCTCCGTCATCGGACTGGACCGCGATTCGCGCGTCAAGGCCGTCGAGTACTTTCAAGAAGGACAGAAACCCGTCTCGACGGCGCCTCAACCCCTGGCGCCCGCCGTTCAGCCCGCGGCCTTTTTCGGGGCTCTGCCCACCTTCTCCGACCTGGCCAAGAGGGTGAGCTCGTCGGTCGTGAACATCAGTACCACGAAAAACGCGCGCCGCCGCATGCCGCAGGGATTCCATCGAATGCCGCGGGACCCGTTCTTTGACGACTTCTTCGAGCACTTCTTCGACGGACCGGGCATGGACGCCCCTCAAAAAAGCCTCGGATCCGGTTTCATCATCAACAGCGAAGGATACATCATCACGAACAACCACGTGGTTGAGGGGGCGGACGAGATCCAGGTGATGGTGGACGGAAAGCGGAAGTACGACGGCAAGATCGTGGGCAGCGACTCCAAGACCGACCTGGCCGTCATCAAGATCACGGCCGCGAATCTGCCCGCTGCGACTTTGGGGGATTCGAGCCAGGTGCAGGTCGGCGACTGGGTGATGGCCGTGGGCAACCCGTTCGGTCTCGATCATACGGTCACGGCGGGCATCGTTTCGGCCAAGGGGCGGGTGATCGGGGCCGGGCCTTACGACGACTTCATCCAGACCGACGCATCGATCAATCCCGGCAATTCGGGCGGACCGCTGTTCAACCTCAAGGGCGAGGTGGTGGGCGTCAACACGGCGATCGTTGCGGCGGGCCAGGGAATCGGTTTCGCCATCCCCATCAACATGGCCAAAGAGCTGGTTCCGCAGCTGATCAGCAAGGGCCGGGTCACGCGGGCCTGGCTGGGCGTTGGCATTCAGGACATCACGCCGGAGCTCGCCAAGTCGTTCAATCTCCCCGATCAGAAGGGCGCCCTCGTGTCGAACGTCTTTCCCAACAGCCCGGCGGAAAAGGCGGGGCTCAAGAGCGGCGACGTCATCCGCTCGTTCGAGGGGAAACCCATTGAGGAGTCCCATGACCTCCCGACGATGGTCGCGCGCGAACCGGTGGGCAAGACCTCGGCCATGAGCGTGCTGCGGGAGGGCAGGGAGCTGTCTCTTCAGGTCACGCTGGGTGAGATGGACAAGGGCGATCAGGTCGCCGAAGGCGGGGCCAAGTCCTCGTCCGCCGAGCTGGGGCTGACGTGCCGGGACGTGACGCCGGAGGAGGCGGCCCAGATGGGGCTCGCGCAGGACAACCGGGGCGTCTCGATCGTGAACGTCGAGTCGGGGAGCCAGGCGGAGATTGCGGGCGTTCAGATCGGGGATGTGCTACTCTCGATCAACGGACAGAAGATCAACGGCGTGGCGGACTACATCGCCGCCTCGAAGAAGGTGAAGACGGGGGAGATTGTCCGGCTTTTCATCAAGCGGGAGGACTCGACGGTCTTTCTCGCTTTTGCCAAATAA